One window from the genome of Bradyrhizobium xenonodulans encodes:
- the metF gene encoding methylenetetrahydrofolate reductase [NAD(P)H] — translation MTDLTTPAKADGQDGHLKRPAISFEFFPPKTEDMERSLWETINRLAPLDPKFVSVTYGAGGSTRERTHSTISRILKETALLPAAHLTCVGASRGEIDEIVDRYHEVGVRHIVGLRGDPPAGIGTAYSSHPDGYQSSAELVAGIKKRHGDIEVSVSAYPEKHPEARDFDADIDTLKAKVDAGATRAITQVFFDNDLYFRYLDRVRARGIDIPIVPGIMPMHNFKQARNFVTRAGTTVPDWFAAKFEGLDDDAETRKLVAATVAAGQVQKLAKHGVDTFHFYTMNRADLVFAISHLLGIRAKSAQKAA, via the coding sequence ATGACCGATCTGACGACGCCTGCCAAAGCCGACGGGCAAGACGGGCACCTGAAGCGGCCTGCGATCTCGTTCGAGTTCTTTCCGCCCAAGACGGAAGACATGGAGCGCAGTCTCTGGGAGACCATCAACCGGCTCGCCCCGCTCGACCCGAAATTCGTCTCGGTCACCTATGGCGCAGGCGGCTCGACCCGCGAGCGGACCCACTCGACCATCTCGCGGATCCTGAAGGAGACCGCGCTGCTGCCGGCCGCGCATCTGACCTGCGTCGGCGCCTCGCGCGGCGAGATCGACGAGATCGTCGACCGCTATCACGAGGTCGGCGTCCGCCACATCGTGGGCCTGCGCGGCGACCCGCCCGCCGGCATCGGCACGGCCTATTCGAGCCATCCCGACGGCTACCAGAGTTCTGCCGAGCTCGTTGCCGGCATCAAGAAGCGACACGGCGATATCGAGGTCTCGGTCTCCGCCTATCCCGAGAAGCATCCCGAGGCGCGCGACTTCGACGCCGACATCGACACGCTGAAGGCCAAGGTCGACGCCGGCGCGACGCGCGCGATCACCCAGGTGTTCTTCGATAACGACCTCTACTTCCGCTATCTCGATCGCGTCCGCGCCCGCGGCATCGACATCCCGATCGTGCCGGGCATCATGCCCATGCACAATTTCAAGCAGGCTCGCAATTTCGTCACCCGCGCCGGCACCACCGTGCCGGACTGGTTCGCCGCGAAGTTCGAAGGCCTCGACGACGACGCCGAGACCCGCAAGCTGGTGGCCGCGACCGTCGCGGCCGGCCAGGTGCAGAAGCTCGCCAAGCACGGCGTCGACACTTTCCATTTCTACACCATGAACCGCGCCGATCTCGTGTTCGCGATCAGCCATTTGCTCGGCATTCGCGCCAAGAGCGCGCAGAAGGCGGCTTAA
- a CDS encoding c-type cytochrome: protein MDSFELNKILGAVLGTCLILLVTSFTAQALFSPKVPEKPGFEIAVKEDAGHGKEGGAAAAAAEPIEKLLQTASVEKGAAAAKKCGACHTFEKGGPNRVGPNLYGVVGDHRGEGRNGFNFSAAMKAKGGTWTIDDLNKFIANPKGFVPGTAMGFAGIPKDSERADVIAYLNSLSDSPKPLPTAAK from the coding sequence ATGGACTCTTTCGAACTCAACAAGATTCTCGGTGCCGTGCTCGGTACCTGTCTCATCCTGCTGGTGACGAGCTTCACCGCCCAGGCACTGTTCTCGCCCAAGGTGCCGGAAAAGCCGGGCTTCGAGATCGCCGTGAAGGAAGACGCCGGCCACGGCAAGGAGGGCGGCGCTGCTGCGGCTGCCGCCGAGCCGATTGAAAAGCTGCTGCAGACCGCCTCGGTCGAGAAGGGCGCTGCCGCCGCCAAGAAGTGCGGCGCCTGCCATACCTTCGAGAAGGGCGGCCCGAATCGCGTCGGTCCGAACCTCTATGGCGTCGTCGGCGACCACCGCGGCGAAGGCCGCAACGGCTTCAACTTCTCGGCGGCGATGAAGGCCAAGGGCGGCACCTGGACGATCGACGACCTCAACAAGTTCATTGCCAATCCGAAGGGCTTCGTTCCCGGCACCGCGATGGGCTTCGCCGGCATTCCGAAGGACTCGGAGCGCGCCGACGTCATCGCTTACCTGAACAGCCTCTCCGACAGCCCGAAGCCGTTGCCGACCGCGGCGAAATAA
- a CDS encoding 3-deoxy-manno-octulosonate cytidylyltransferase has product MTDPRILVLIPARMAATRLPGKPLADIAGLPMIVHVLRRAEAAGIGRVAVATDTAEIASVVTAHGGEAVMTRPEHPSGSDRIHEAMQKLDPEGKAEIVVNLQGDFPTITIDNIREVLPPLEDPAVDIATLASQIHTEEEDLAPSVVKAIGTSLGGKRMRALYFTRATAPTGDGPRYHHIGLYAYRRAALERYVSLPPSPLELQEKLEQLRALEAGMRIDFTIVDTVPRGVDTPADLETARGILSKS; this is encoded by the coding sequence ATGACCGATCCCCGCATCCTGGTGCTGATCCCGGCCCGCATGGCCGCCACCCGCCTGCCCGGCAAGCCGCTTGCGGATATCGCGGGCCTGCCGATGATCGTGCATGTGCTGCGCCGTGCCGAGGCCGCCGGAATTGGCCGGGTTGCGGTGGCAACCGACACCGCCGAGATCGCTTCGGTCGTGACGGCCCATGGCGGCGAGGCCGTGATGACGCGCCCGGAGCATCCCTCCGGCTCGGACCGCATCCACGAGGCCATGCAGAAGCTCGATCCGGAGGGCAAAGCCGAGATCGTGGTCAATTTGCAAGGCGATTTCCCGACCATCACGATCGACAATATCCGCGAGGTGCTGCCGCCGCTGGAAGACCCGGCCGTGGACATCGCAACGCTGGCTTCGCAGATCCACACCGAGGAGGAGGACCTCGCGCCGAGCGTCGTGAAGGCAATCGGAACCTCGCTCGGCGGGAAACGCATGCGCGCACTTTATTTCACCCGCGCGACCGCCCCGACCGGCGACGGACCGCGCTACCACCATATCGGCCTCTACGCCTATCGCCGCGCCGCGCTGGAGCGCTACGTCTCACTGCCGCCCTCGCCACTGGAATTGCAGGAAAAGCTCGAGCAGCTCCGGGCGCTGGAGGCCGGCATGCGCATCGACTTCACCATCGTCGACACGGTGCCCCGCGGGGTCGACACGCCGGCGGATCTCGAGACCGCGCGCGGCATCCTTTCCAAATCCTGA
- a CDS encoding glutathione S-transferase family protein yields the protein MFLIGQYDSPFVRRVAIALRLYGLAFEHRPWSTFGDADRIAPYNPLRRVPTLVLDDGEALIESTIILDYLDELVGEAKAMLPRSGAERRKHLRLCALASGLGDKAVSLLYERVLRKEQLALWVERCQAQISDVLGVLEAERAKVTTPYWLGDRIGHADIVVACVVRFTREAHPQLFDVSRYPALSAHAERCEALAPFKEIVQPLAPPKG from the coding sequence ATGTTCCTGATCGGCCAATACGACTCCCCCTTCGTCCGCCGCGTCGCGATTGCGCTGCGGCTTTATGGACTCGCTTTCGAGCACCGGCCGTGGTCGACCTTCGGCGACGCCGACAGGATCGCGCCTTACAATCCGCTGCGGCGCGTGCCGACGCTGGTGCTCGACGACGGCGAGGCGCTGATCGAGAGCACCATCATCCTGGATTATCTCGACGAGCTCGTTGGCGAGGCGAAGGCGATGCTGCCGCGTAGCGGCGCCGAGCGGCGCAAGCATCTTCGCCTCTGTGCGCTCGCCTCCGGCCTCGGCGACAAGGCGGTGAGCCTGCTCTACGAGCGCGTGCTGCGGAAGGAACAGCTCGCGCTGTGGGTCGAGCGCTGCCAGGCGCAGATCAGCGATGTGCTCGGCGTGCTGGAGGCCGAGCGTGCCAAGGTGACGACGCCGTACTGGCTGGGTGACCGAATCGGCCACGCCGACATCGTTGTCGCCTGCGTCGTCCGCTTCACCCGCGAAGCGCATCCGCAGTTGTTCGACGTTTCGCGCTATCCGGCACTGAGCGCGCACGCCGAGCGCTGCGAGGCCCTGGCGCCGTTCAAGGAGATCGTGCAGCCGCTGGCGCCGCCGAAGGGGTGA
- a CDS encoding tetratricopeptide repeat protein, protein MQTVTKLLAEPRSPSRDDQLYAAAVALFKAIEASEAPVESRDTLARALHEVALGGHANAWVDYGRCLWNGWGVPRDRDAAIAAYKRAAELGSDYGAYLTAYNLYWTFRRYDDAHAYAQKALAGDDPDGAVRYLLGLMAYNGRGQPKDVAKSLALHLEAAKRGNADAYFELFVYAMQGIGDRNKAVFYLKQAGQRDQPRALANLGALHATGQLPGIEKDLGESIRWYKRAADLGVGRAAAALGVMAMRGEGMAKDPDAAEAYFDRAEYLGFELDEYLRTNGVTRRK, encoded by the coding sequence ATGCAAACCGTCACAAAGCTCCTCGCCGAACCCCGCTCGCCCTCGCGCGATGACCAGCTCTATGCGGCCGCAGTAGCCCTGTTCAAGGCGATCGAGGCAAGCGAGGCGCCGGTGGAGAGTCGCGACACGCTGGCAAGGGCGCTGCACGAGGTCGCGCTCGGCGGGCATGCCAACGCCTGGGTCGACTATGGCCGCTGCCTCTGGAACGGCTGGGGCGTGCCGCGCGATCGCGACGCGGCGATCGCCGCTTACAAACGCGCAGCCGAACTCGGCTCGGATTATGGCGCCTATCTCACCGCCTACAATCTCTATTGGACGTTCAGGAGATATGACGACGCCCATGCTTACGCGCAGAAGGCGCTTGCAGGCGACGACCCCGATGGCGCCGTGCGCTACCTCCTCGGACTGATGGCCTACAACGGTCGCGGACAACCGAAGGACGTGGCCAAGAGTCTCGCATTGCATCTCGAAGCGGCGAAGCGCGGCAACGCCGATGCCTATTTCGAGCTGTTCGTTTATGCGATGCAAGGCATCGGAGACCGCAACAAGGCCGTGTTCTACCTGAAGCAGGCCGGACAACGCGACCAGCCGCGCGCCTTGGCCAATCTCGGCGCGCTCCATGCCACCGGGCAATTGCCGGGCATCGAGAAGGATCTCGGCGAGTCCATCCGCTGGTACAAGCGCGCAGCCGATCTCGGCGTCGGCCGCGCCGCCGCAGCACTCGGCGTGATGGCCATGCGCGGCGAAGGGATGGCGAAGGACCCGGATGCCGCGGAGGCGTATTTCGATCGCGCCGAGTATCTGGGGTTTGAACTGGACGAGTATCTGCGAACGAACGGCGTGACGCGGAGGAAGTAG
- a CDS encoding LLM class flavin-dependent oxidoreductase → MIPLSVLDLSVVTTGTKPAAALRNSIDLARHVDGLGYVRYWLAEHHNLASVASPAPDVMIGQIAAVTKHIRVGSGGVMLPNHAPLVVAERFKMLEALFPGRIDLGLGRAPGTDGATAYALRSRLDRREGDDFLERLHELILWQTREFPSGHPYHNVVAMPDDTPLPPIWLLGSSDYSSELAAQVGMGFAFAHHFASHDAVDAMVHYRNRFQPSAWSADPHAILAVAVITADTDEEAEKLAASFDLNRLRRDRGQYLPLPSVDEALAYPYTDSERTSIARNRSRLFVGSPATVQKKLQPLIDASEPDELMVITAVYDHDARKKSYSLLAEAFGLAKQAA, encoded by the coding sequence ATGATCCCGCTCTCAGTCCTCGACCTCTCCGTCGTAACCACCGGCACCAAGCCCGCCGCGGCGCTGCGCAACAGCATCGATCTGGCGCGCCATGTCGATGGGCTCGGCTATGTCCGCTACTGGCTCGCCGAGCACCACAATCTCGCCTCTGTCGCGAGCCCCGCGCCCGACGTGATGATCGGGCAGATCGCGGCGGTGACGAAGCATATCCGCGTCGGCTCCGGCGGCGTGATGCTGCCCAACCACGCCCCGCTGGTGGTGGCCGAGCGCTTCAAGATGCTGGAGGCGCTGTTTCCCGGCCGCATCGACCTTGGTCTCGGCCGCGCGCCCGGCACCGATGGCGCCACGGCCTACGCGCTGCGCAGCCGGCTCGACCGCCGCGAGGGCGACGACTTCCTGGAGCGGCTGCACGAACTGATCCTGTGGCAAACCCGCGAATTCCCCTCGGGCCATCCCTATCACAACGTCGTCGCAATGCCCGACGATACGCCGCTGCCACCGATCTGGCTGCTCGGCTCCAGCGACTATTCCTCGGAGCTCGCTGCGCAGGTCGGCATGGGCTTCGCCTTCGCGCATCATTTTGCATCCCACGATGCGGTCGATGCGATGGTGCATTATCGCAACCGCTTCCAGCCCTCGGCGTGGAGCGCGGACCCGCACGCGATCCTCGCCGTCGCCGTCATCACCGCGGATACCGACGAGGAGGCCGAGAAGCTCGCGGCCTCCTTCGATCTCAACAGGCTGCGCCGCGACCGCGGCCAATATCTGCCGCTGCCGAGCGTCGATGAGGCGCTGGCCTATCCCTATACGGATTCTGAACGCACCTCGATCGCCCGCAATCGCTCCCGCCTGTTCGTCGGTAGTCCGGCGACGGTGCAGAAGAAGCTGCAGCCGCTGATCGATGCGAGCGAGCCGGACGAGTTGATGGTGATCACAGCCGTGTACGATCACGACGCGCGGAAGAAGTCGTATTCGCTGTTGGCCGAGGCGTTCGGACTGGCTAAGCAGGCGGCCTAG
- a CDS encoding ArsR/SmtB family transcription factor, translating into MKFAPALRALANERRLQILDWLRDPRKHFREQADGDLVEDGVCGLLIAEKLGVSAPTVSEHMRVLTAAKLVRAKRIKQWTMYKRNETAIAAVKRSIQAGL; encoded by the coding sequence ATGAAGTTTGCCCCGGCATTGCGCGCGCTGGCCAATGAGCGCCGCTTGCAGATCCTGGACTGGCTGCGCGATCCCAGGAAGCATTTTCGCGAGCAGGCCGATGGCGACCTGGTCGAGGATGGCGTCTGCGGACTGCTGATTGCCGAAAAGCTCGGCGTCAGCGCGCCGACGGTCAGCGAGCATATGCGGGTGCTGACGGCCGCCAAGCTGGTGCGCGCCAAGCGGATCAAGCAATGGACGATGTACAAGCGCAACGAGACCGCCATCGCCGCCGTCAAACGATCGATCCAGGCCGGGCTTTGA
- the metH gene encoding methionine synthase has product MTVPPSPKRTALINAARERILVLDGAMGTMIQNLQFDEKAFRGERFKNFHRDLRGNNDLLILTQPQAIEDIHAAYLRAGADIVATNTFSTTSIAQADYDLTDIVYEMAREGARLAGNAARRVEAEDGKPRFVAGAIGPTNRTASISPDVSNPGYRAVTFDDLRKSYGEQINGMLDGGVDLLLVETIFDTLNAKAALYAIAEITEARGIDVPVMVSGTITDKSGRLLSGQMPEAFWNSVRHAKPVTIGFNCALGAEDLRAHIADIGRVADTLVCAYPNAGLPNEFGQYDETPEYMARLVGEFARDGLVNIVGGCCGTTPDHIAAIAASVAPHKPRIVPEIAPRLRLSGLEPFVLTDAIPFVNVGERTNVTGSARFRKLITAGDYTAALQVARDQVENGAQIIDVNMDEGLLDSEAAMVTFLNLVAAEPDIARVPVMVDSSKFSVIEAGLKCVQGKPVVNSISMKEGEEKFIHEAKIARRHGAAVVVMAFDEVGQADTFARKTEICKRAYDILVNRVGFPPEDIIFDPNIFAIATGIEEHNNYGVDFIEATRWIRQNLPGAHISGGVSNLSFSFRGNEPVREAMHSVFLYHAIKAGMDMGIVNAGQMIVYDDIDAELRQVCEDVVLNRDATASERLLALAEKFRGNKSQTKEADLAWREWPVAKRLSHSLVHGITEFIETDTEEARKASKRPLDVIEGPLMAGMNVVGDLFGDGKMFLPQVVKSARVMKQAVAWLMPFMEEEKARNLANGIGTEGSSSAGKIVLATVKGDVHDIGKNIVGIVLQCNNFEVIDLGVMVPAAKIVETVKAEKADIVGLSGLITPSLDEMAFFAGELQREGLKLPLLIGGATTSRVHTAVKIDPSYRAGPVVHVNDASRAVGVASSLLSPEKREAYAAEVRAEYAKISDAHLRAQADKKRLKLAAARANRVPVDFAANKPVKPTFLGTKSFDEYDLAELVPYIDWTPFFQTWELAGRFPAILDDAKVGEVARSLYDDARKMLDLIVKEKWFRARATIGFWPANAQGDDIVLYADDNRTKQIATLHTLRQQLEKREGRFNAALADFIAPAGVPDYVGGFVVTAGIGEDAVADRFKMANDDYSSILCKALADRLAEAFAERMHARVRREFWAYAPDEALSNDDMILEKYSGIRPAPGYPAQPDHTEKATLFELLDAENTAGVKLTESFAMWPGSSVSGLYFANPESYYFGVGKIERDQVEDYAARKGMSVAEAERWLAPVLNYIPSREDKAFAATPANDEASSDLASHPPGCTCAVHLVWQKKRAGAG; this is encoded by the coding sequence ATGACCGTACCTCCCTCTCCCAAGCGAACTGCCCTGATCAATGCCGCGCGCGAACGCATCCTCGTGCTCGACGGCGCCATGGGCACGATGATCCAGAACCTCCAGTTCGACGAGAAAGCCTTCCGCGGCGAGCGCTTCAAGAACTTTCATCGCGACCTGCGCGGCAACAACGATTTGTTGATCCTGACCCAGCCGCAGGCGATCGAGGACATCCACGCCGCGTACTTGCGTGCCGGGGCCGACATCGTCGCGACCAACACGTTCTCGACCACCTCGATCGCGCAGGCCGATTACGATCTCACCGACATCGTCTACGAGATGGCGCGCGAAGGCGCCCGCCTTGCCGGCAATGCCGCGCGCCGCGTCGAGGCCGAGGACGGCAAGCCGCGTTTCGTTGCGGGCGCCATCGGCCCGACCAACCGCACCGCCTCGATCTCGCCCGACGTGTCCAATCCCGGCTACCGCGCCGTCACCTTCGACGACTTACGCAAATCCTATGGCGAGCAGATCAACGGCATGCTCGACGGCGGCGTCGACCTGCTGCTGGTCGAGACCATCTTCGATACGCTGAACGCCAAGGCGGCGCTCTACGCGATCGCGGAGATCACCGAAGCGCGCGGCATCGACGTGCCCGTGATGGTGTCGGGCACCATCACCGACAAATCCGGCCGCCTGCTCTCGGGCCAGATGCCGGAAGCCTTCTGGAACTCGGTGCGGCACGCCAAGCCTGTCACCATCGGCTTCAACTGCGCGCTCGGCGCCGAAGATTTGCGCGCCCACATCGCCGATATCGGCCGCGTCGCCGACACTCTTGTTTGTGCCTATCCGAACGCCGGCCTTCCCAACGAATTCGGCCAGTACGACGAGACGCCGGAGTACATGGCGCGCCTGGTCGGCGAGTTCGCCCGCGACGGCCTCGTCAACATCGTCGGCGGCTGCTGCGGCACCACGCCAGACCATATCGCAGCGATCGCAGCTAGCGTGGCCCCGCACAAGCCGCGGATCGTGCCGGAGATTGCGCCGCGCCTGCGGCTCTCCGGCCTCGAGCCGTTCGTGCTGACGGATGCCATTCCGTTCGTGAATGTCGGTGAGCGCACCAACGTCACGGGCTCCGCCCGCTTCCGCAAGCTGATCACCGCCGGCGACTACACCGCCGCACTGCAGGTCGCCCGCGACCAGGTCGAGAACGGCGCGCAGATCATCGACGTCAACATGGACGAGGGCCTGCTCGATTCTGAAGCCGCGATGGTGACCTTCCTCAACCTCGTCGCCGCCGAGCCCGATATCGCCCGCGTCCCCGTCATGGTGGACTCGTCGAAGTTCTCGGTGATCGAGGCCGGCCTGAAATGCGTGCAGGGCAAGCCAGTCGTCAATTCGATCTCGATGAAGGAAGGCGAGGAGAAATTCATCCACGAGGCCAAGATCGCGCGGCGTCACGGCGCAGCCGTCGTCGTGATGGCGTTCGACGAAGTCGGCCAGGCCGACACCTTCGCGCGCAAGACCGAGATCTGCAAGCGCGCTTACGACATCCTGGTCAACCGCGTCGGCTTCCCGCCGGAAGACATCATCTTCGATCCCAACATTTTCGCGATCGCGACCGGCATCGAGGAGCACAATAATTACGGCGTCGACTTCATCGAGGCGACGCGCTGGATCCGCCAGAACCTTCCGGGCGCGCATATCTCCGGCGGCGTCTCGAACCTCTCGTTCTCGTTCCGCGGCAACGAACCGGTGCGCGAGGCCATGCACTCGGTGTTCCTGTATCATGCCATCAAGGCCGGCATGGACATGGGCATCGTCAATGCCGGGCAGATGATCGTCTATGATGACATCGACGCCGAGCTGCGCCAGGTGTGCGAGGACGTCGTCCTCAATCGCGACGCGACCGCGTCCGAGCGCCTGCTGGCGCTGGCGGAGAAATTCCGCGGCAACAAGTCCCAGACCAAGGAAGCCGATCTGGCCTGGCGCGAATGGCCGGTGGCGAAGCGGCTGTCGCATTCGCTGGTGCATGGGATCACCGAGTTCATCGAAACTGACACCGAGGAAGCCCGCAAGGCGTCGAAGCGTCCGCTCGACGTGATCGAGGGGCCGCTGATGGCAGGCATGAACGTGGTCGGCGACCTCTTCGGCGACGGCAAGATGTTCCTGCCGCAGGTGGTGAAATCCGCCCGCGTGATGAAGCAGGCGGTGGCCTGGCTGATGCCTTTCATGGAAGAGGAGAAGGCGCGCAACCTCGCCAACGGCATCGGCACCGAAGGCTCCTCGTCCGCCGGCAAGATCGTGCTCGCGACCGTCAAGGGCGACGTCCACGACATCGGCAAGAACATCGTCGGCATCGTGCTCCAGTGCAACAATTTCGAGGTCATCGACCTCGGCGTGATGGTGCCGGCCGCCAAGATCGTCGAGACCGTGAAGGCGGAGAAAGCCGACATCGTTGGTCTCTCCGGCCTGATCACGCCCTCGCTCGACGAGATGGCGTTCTTCGCCGGCGAATTGCAGCGTGAAGGCCTCAAGCTGCCGCTCTTGATCGGCGGTGCCACCACGAGCCGCGTGCATACCGCCGTGAAGATCGACCCGAGCTATCGCGCCGGTCCCGTCGTTCACGTCAACGACGCCAGCCGCGCGGTCGGCGTTGCCTCCTCGCTGCTCTCGCCCGAGAAGCGCGAGGCCTATGCCGCCGAGGTGCGCGCCGAATACGCAAAGATCTCGGACGCGCATCTGCGCGCGCAGGCCGACAAGAAGCGCCTGAAGCTCGCGGCCGCCCGCGCCAATCGCGTGCCGGTCGACTTTGCCGCCAACAAGCCGGTGAAGCCGACCTTCCTCGGCACCAAGAGCTTCGACGAATACGATCTTGCCGAGCTCGTGCCCTATATCGACTGGACGCCGTTCTTCCAGACCTGGGAGCTCGCCGGGCGCTTCCCCGCCATCCTCGACGATGCCAAGGTCGGCGAGGTCGCGCGCTCGCTCTATGACGATGCGCGCAAGATGCTTGACCTGATCGTCAAGGAGAAATGGTTCCGGGCGCGCGCGACGATCGGCTTCTGGCCGGCGAACGCACAGGGCGACGACATCGTGCTCTATGCCGACGATAACAGGACCAAGCAGATCGCGACGCTGCACACGCTGCGCCAGCAGCTCGAGAAGCGCGAGGGCCGCTTCAACGCGGCGCTCGCCGACTTCATCGCGCCCGCGGGCGTGCCCGACTATGTCGGCGGCTTCGTCGTCACCGCGGGGATCGGCGAGGATGCGGTCGCGGACCGCTTCAAGATGGCCAACGACGACTACTCCTCGATCCTGTGCAAGGCGCTGGCCGACCGCCTCGCCGAAGCCTTCGCCGAACGCATGCATGCCCGCGTGCGCCGCGAGTTCTGGGCCTATGCGCCCGACGAGGCGCTCTCCAATGACGACATGATCCTGGAGAAGTACTCTGGGATTCGTCCCGCGCCCGGCTATCCCGCGCAGCCCGACCACACCGAGAAGGCGACGCTGTTCGAGCTGCTCGATGCCGAGAATACGGCCGGCGTGAAACTGACCGAGAGCTTTGCGATGTGGCCGGGCTCCAGCGTGAGCGGGCTCTACTTCGCCAACCCCGAGAGCTATTATTTCGGCGTCGGCAAGATCGAGCGCGACCAGGTCGAGGACTATGCCGCGCGCAAGGGCATGAGCGTCGCAGAGGCCGAGCGCTGGCTGGCGCCGGTGCTGAACTACATCCCCTCGCGAGAGGACAAGGCTTTCGCGGCAACGCCGGCGAATGACGAGGCGTCGAGCGACCTCGCCTCGCATCCGCCGGGCTGCACCTGCGCGGTGCATCTCGTCTGGCAGAAGAAGCGCGCGGGGGCCGGATAG
- a CDS encoding prephenate dehydratase, with the protein MSKMKIAFQGEPGANSHIAIVEAYPDAEPMPCATFEDALSAISSGEADLGMIPIENSVAGRVADIHHLLPASGLFIIGEWFLPVRHQLMAVKGTKISDIKSVESHVHALGQCRRIIRKLGIKPIVHADTAGSARDISERNDKTVAAIASRLAAKIYGLDILAEDIEDEAHNTTRFVVLAREPKWAAQGSGPLVTTFVFRVRNLPAALYKALGGFATNGVNMTKLESYMVDGNFFATQFYADVDGHPDDKGLAFAIEELKFFSREFRIVGVYPGHPFRATFSETQQD; encoded by the coding sequence ATGAGCAAGATGAAGATCGCATTCCAGGGCGAACCCGGAGCCAATTCCCACATCGCCATCGTCGAGGCCTATCCCGACGCCGAACCGATGCCCTGCGCCACCTTCGAGGACGCGCTGTCGGCGATCTCGTCGGGCGAAGCCGATCTCGGCATGATTCCGATCGAGAACTCGGTCGCCGGCCGCGTCGCCGACATCCATCACCTCCTGCCGGCCTCCGGCCTCTTCATCATCGGCGAATGGTTTCTGCCCGTCCGGCATCAGCTGATGGCGGTAAAGGGGACTAAGATTTCCGACATCAAGTCCGTCGAGAGCCATGTGCATGCACTCGGCCAGTGCCGGCGCATCATCCGCAAGCTCGGCATCAAGCCGATCGTGCACGCCGACACCGCCGGCAGCGCCCGCGACATTTCCGAGCGCAACGACAAGACCGTCGCCGCGATCGCCTCGCGCCTCGCCGCAAAAATCTACGGCCTCGACATTCTCGCAGAGGACATCGAGGACGAGGCCCACAACACCACGCGCTTCGTGGTGCTGGCGCGCGAGCCGAAATGGGCCGCGCAAGGCTCCGGCCCGCTGGTCACGACCTTTGTCTTCCGGGTGCGCAATTTGCCCGCCGCGCTCTACAAGGCGCTCGGCGGCTTTGCCACCAACGGCGTCAACATGACCAAGCTCGAGAGCTACATGGTCGACGGCAATTTCTTCGCGACGCAGTTTTATGCCGACGTCGACGGCCACCCCGACGACAAGGGCCTCGCGTTCGCGATCGAGGAGCTGAAATTCTTCTCGCGCGAATTCCGCATCGTCGGCGTCTATCCGGGGCACCCTTTCCGGGCCACGTTCAGCGAAACGCAGCAGGATTGA
- a CDS encoding threonine/serine dehydratase — translation MSTPRSVIMDSIMTATMDITRERIAATEAVIRPHIRRTPLLQADLADFGLPALPVIFKLEMLQHSGSFKARGAFANLLLRQVPAAGIVAASGGNHGAAAAYAAQQLGIPATIFVPEITSPAKAERIRGYGAELVIAGSRYADALAASEAHVAQTGALAVHAYDQVETLLGQGSVGMELEQDAPDIDTLLVAVGGGGLIGGIAAWYQGRTRIVAVEPEQSPTLHTALAAGAPVDAPAGGLAADSLAPRRVGELMFPIARAHVERVVLVSDDAIRQAQAALWSRLRLVAEPGGAAAFAALLSGRYRPSPGERVAVLVCGANTTAVNFDG, via the coding sequence ATGTCAACTCCCCGAAGCGTTATCATGGACAGCATCATGACAGCGACAATGGACATCACCCGGGAGCGGATTGCGGCGACCGAGGCCGTCATCCGCCCGCATATCAGGCGCACGCCGCTGCTTCAGGCCGACCTTGCCGATTTCGGCCTGCCGGCCCTGCCCGTCATTTTCAAGCTCGAGATGCTGCAGCATTCCGGATCGTTCAAGGCGCGGGGCGCCTTCGCCAATTTGCTGCTGCGGCAGGTGCCGGCGGCCGGGATCGTCGCCGCATCCGGCGGCAATCACGGCGCGGCGGCGGCCTATGCGGCGCAGCAGCTCGGCATTCCCGCCACGATCTTCGTGCCTGAGATCACCTCGCCCGCCAAGGCCGAGCGGATCAGGGGCTACGGCGCGGAGCTCGTGATCGCCGGAAGCCGCTATGCCGACGCGCTCGCCGCGAGCGAAGCGCATGTCGCGCAGACCGGCGCGCTTGCCGTCCATGCCTACGACCAGGTCGAGACTCTGCTCGGTCAGGGCAGCGTCGGGATGGAGCTGGAGCAGGACGCCCCTGATATCGACACGCTGTTGGTGGCCGTCGGCGGCGGCGGGCTGATCGGCGGCATTGCGGCGTGGTACCAAGGCCGGACGCGCATCGTGGCGGTCGAGCCCGAGCAATCGCCGACCCTGCACACCGCGCTCGCGGCGGGCGCCCCGGTCGATGCGCCGGCCGGGGGCCTTGCCGCCGACAGCCTTGCGCCGCGCCGCGTCGGCGAACTGATGTTTCCGATCGCGCGCGCCCATGTCGAGCGGGTCGTTCTCGTCAGCGACGACGCGATCCGGCAGGCCCAGGCCGCCCTGTGGTCGCGCCTGCGCCTCGTGGCCGAGCCCGGCGGCGCGGCCGCCTTTGCCGCGCTGCTCTCCGGCCGCTATCGTCCCTCGCCCGGTGAGCGCGTCGCAGTTCTGGTCTGCGGCGCCAACACCACGGCGGTGAATTTCGACGGTTGA